Below is a genomic region from Anoplolepis gracilipes chromosome 1, ASM4749672v1, whole genome shotgun sequence.
GATCTCCTGATCGTTAAGTTTATCCAACGTATATAGCATAGCCTCTAATGCTTGTATGCCACCCTGAGGCATCACGGGTCCGCATGTAATTGTGTCTTCTCTTTCATGTACCATCATCAGTCCACCGAGAACGAGATCACCTTCTACCACCGCACTATGCTTTACGGGCCACTGGTCGAAGAGCGCGTCGTCGGTCGATGAATCGTCGACATTCTCCGTTGTGATGTCCTCTAAGACATTTCGAGGGGGATTAATGCTCCTTTGAGGAAACGGCTTGACTGTAGAAACGACTATCGAACCGTTTCCATGCATTCCGTATTCTTCTTGTGAATTAATGGCCTCGATTAATGACATATCAAAGACACTCTTATTCGTGGTGTCGGCTACTTGCAGATTTATTTCTGGTGTCGAGGAAATTTCTTTCAGAATAACCGAATTGTCTATTTGAGTGATTACCGTTGATCGATCAAGCGTCTTGATTAAAAGAGCCGACGTGTCTATCGAGCTGACGTTGAATGTTTTTGGAATGTCTATCAGCATTGTCTCTAATGAATCAGATCCGTTGGAACCCCTTCCCATCGAAGCATCCGTACGTCGTATCTCATAATCGGTAGTCATCGATGGAATCGATTGCCTTTCTTTCGGGAATTCTCGATATCCCGAAGACGATAGTGTTCTTACAGTTGTAAGAAAATTCGCGTTAGTTGATATTTGACCTTTACTTGTTTGAGTAACCGAAACAGATGGATTGgttgtaaatttaattggaaaatttGACGGCGTTGGTTTTATCGTGTCGAAGGTGTTCCATGTGTCACTATCGAGCTCAGTCGATGTCGGATTCCCCAGAGTATTCCGAACTTCGTTACGTTTGTATCGCCGATACTTTGAGTTATGGATATCGCTACTTCGTGAATAAAATCCAGATTCTTCATGCACGTCAGAATGATTTTTATCTCGACTCATAACTCTGACATTTTCTAATCCCGTCTCATCCATTGGTTCGTTCGATGACTGCGCATATCCATTAATCACCCGCATTTTGGTCGGATTATCGTTGACATTTGATGCACCGAGAAAGATAGATTCGTTTTCAGTCGAAGTTCTTCGAAGTTCCCCGTCAAGTTTCGATCTTccattaattatttcagtGATGCGTTGCAACCGCGCATCAATATCGATCGTATCGGATTTTCGGGAATATTTTACGCGACTATGAGCTTTCTGGTCGAGCGGTTTACCGAGTTTTGCGAGCCTCGATGAACCGGAGACATTCCAGAGGCCGAATCGAAACGCGCTACTAACTTGGGCTTCAAAATCGGTCGTCCGTGGATGCTCGCAGTCCGTGCCAGGCCTGACGTATCGTACATGCATCGGATTCCTCTCCTGCGTGACTGAAATACGCGCTGATGTTGGATACTCTAACTTTGACCCGTCGATTCCCGTGGCGAACAAATTAGTTGGTAACAGATCACGCTCGGTTTCTAGCTCGTTACGCGTCACATAATTTGCACCAACGGTaatttctccctctctcgttCCTCTTCGTATCTGCGATTCGTTAACATCTgtcgcttttttattttttctcacgTCGAtactttttatgaaaaaatgatcACGTTGGGAGCCGGGTGTCTCCCGTGTCATTTTCAGCGtatccttttctttttgtaaggAAGAACCTTCCATAAAGCTGACACCTTTCTCCCTAGCAAGATGACTATCGGGTGAGTTTGGTGCGTGAAAAGTGAACGAATCGACAATATCTCCGACGCTCCCTTTTCCATCTTCATGCGCgtctatatttactttaagCCTTACTTTTGAATATTGATGGCGTTTGTAAGTTTTGTTTGCTGAAAGTTCACCTGTTTTATAGGATTTCGAACGTTCATTCCTCGGAGAATGATAGGGATTTACCGTGTTTTCTTTGTTACTAAGTTCTCTATTTGCGTTTGAGATTTTGGAGTTGAAGATTAACGTAGTCCAGGCGACAGTCACGGAACGCTTGTACGGCGAATTCTCCTTGATTGTACTGTCTGTAACGGTTCCCACATTCTCAAGATTCTGATTTTCTTTTAAGCTTGAATAGTTTGCGAAAGTTGTCTCCAATATCTGAGATCCATCGTTAGTTTCAACATTCACGTACATCAATTTATTTGTGCCGTTTTTCGACAAACTTTGGCGAGAACCTTCGTCGTTTCTATTATATTCACGTTTCTCGTCGGTGCGCCTGGACGGCTCGGTGTCTTCTAtagtttttaactttaagATATCGGAATTTTTAAACTCTCGTATAGAACTGTAGTTGCGCAAGCGCTTTGTAAATTTATCGGAGAAGAATGCGGTCTCTCTGTTTTCTCTACTAAAGATTTGCTCCCTCTTGTGCTTTTTCCTGTGCCATTCGCTCTTCTTGTCAAACGCCCGAGCGTCGCGTCTTATCTTTGCTGCCTTTTTACGATCGCTTGAGAACGCATAGgttgttttttctttacttcttttttttctcaaagtaCTTTTTAGTTCATGGGACGGGGTTGCACGCAGTCTGGACgcaaatttgcaatttttgtttgtattcCTCGATTTTTTCATCATGATGAGTTTTGATAACCCCATGTTTTTTAGTGCTTCTTTTTCTGTAGTCAACCAAGAATTTTCGTCAGACTCACTATCTTTCAAATTCCTTGGCGTACCAATTGCATTCGTCGTCGTGTCGTGCTTTTCATAACCACTGAATCGTAAATCGCGATTTCCGATGTTTTTGAGTTTCTGGAAAACTACTTTCTCAAGCATTGATAAATCATCATTCGATTTGAACGatttgaaattctttttcgTGTCTTGTAATATAGAATCGTAAATTGATTTTCTATCGAAAGTAGAGGGTGTTGATTCTTGGTGAACTTTATAGGAAGTGTATTCATTGTTGATCAGTAGATTATCGGAGATCCATTTACCAGCTAAGCCGTTCAAAATCAGGAGGATCGTCCATGTGGCCAGAATGGCCGTCCAACCAAAGTTTCGCCACATCACCTTTTCGTTGCATTAATCATTGCCAAATTCTGGAAAAAAggatattatatgttaattataattatatttacaaaatttattttataaaatttgtttactttttcatattatgtatctgcagtgaaaattatatttatttttatacgtttaattttctataaatgtacgcacacatatatatacatatatgaagtatatgtatttagctatataaatatatatttttttgtaagataatcattaaaatgaaatagatattgtatttaaaattagtttttctgATATTGCTAAATAATGTGATATTTACTACtggcttattaatatttattaattgatttagtAATGGCGTGCGTAATATGGGCACGATATGCATCATATTCACACAACATATGTATAGTACGTAACAAAACATACAACTTTATCGTTTGTCACACTATTGCGGTATTTGTAATTTGATTTGAACACGGTGTTCGAACGTTTTCCACAATTATGCGCTACTATTGCCTGCGGACGGTGCGGTTCTCTAATTTTGGCGCATTCCATTGCGTCGCTCAGCTAAAAGGGATCTATATATTAGACCTCGTCTCACCTCCTCATTGAGCGATGCTAACGAGTTAGTCGCAATTACCTCTGGCTAAATCACTTTGAGTCTCATTTGAATCGAGACGGAAATCTCTTCGAGTTTCGCCTTACTTTTGAGCTGAGGGGTTGCCCTTTGCAATTAAGGAACCTGATTAACATTCGAGCTTACATTGCACATCAttgacgtatatatatttattaaaggtATGATATTTACGTAATTAAATGCTGAAGTGTGCAAACTATATTCCCctgtttatatttcatatttttttcaacatatcgtactcttaattatatatatatatatatatatacatatatatacttaattatatcAGTAATTATAacactttataattatttaaatcttagaaaggatattgtatattaatattttattagagtaAGCTGTGGACAAATAATGTACGTCATGGTTTTCTCAATTATCAAAAATCTAAATTGCACTCGCTTTTTAAGAAGACTTCAAATATAAGCTTACAATTAATGATGTACaagtaatacatataaaataaaaatgatttaaatatatattgatgtgTTATAAGCACTGTAATCTACAAAcaaaacaacatttttttaacatttccttaataaattaatactattattacttatagttttattattgttaggtcaagaaaaaatcttaaaaatatttttacatgttaatgatgtgttataatatattcctcAACAAAATTAAAGCATTTCGAATTAgtcaaaaaaatgaaatttaaatgtatgtaattttgaaaaagtgaTTACAATGAAACAGAATTTCAACAATgtttttgaaaacattttaaaactgaAGGTTTAAAAAACTGTCAAACTCTTTACTCGACAattcttttctaataaatggtatcttttttaaataaaccgaaaaaaattaacagaaaaactttaattttaaaattgattatgtacgtaaaaaaggttttttttttaattttgctttagATGATTTGAGAGcttcagttttttttaaatactttctcaaaaattaagctgtgatttttttttacaaaattattccgAGTTGAAATGATTAGTGCCTTCAGCTCTTTTCAGTAGAACTCTCTAATGTATTACCGACATCAGCATTATTCAGGTATATCACGTGGAAGTAGCATGGTCGGGCTTAAATTTcatgtatgcgtgtgtgtatgagTGGAGTGAGTGTAAGTGAGtgaataattacatttcagcacgcatacatacacaaaCGAGCACGCACATATCAGAGAAGGTTTAGTTATTAAATACTACGGAAGAATCATACTGTGGAGTTTCCTTATCTCTTCTGTGACAAAGATGCGCGCGCGCATATACGAGAGTTTGATCTTGTTGTGCTATCTACAGGTTATACTTGTTAGGTAATGCATATGTCGGCGACATATTAACGATTTCTACAGAGAAGAGCCAAACATATAGATTTATTCAACTTGTAATAACTTAAAGGAAAATcacagtttaatttaaaaaagagaaaactttaagcttttaaactatttgaaataaagttaaataaaaatgtctttttctGCGTATATATCCTCAAAGTTAAAGTTTTTCTGTCAATTTTTCGCAAAGTTTATTTAGAAGTGATGCTATTTAGAGAAGAATTATCACTGAAGATagaaagtgtgtgtgtgtgagagaaagagagagagagagagagggggggaggggagcgAGAAAAGAGCTTGAAAGTATATGAAAGCTAAAACTTCCagctttaaaatgcttttagAAACATcgctatacatataatcatattttttgtgcagttacataatttgaatttcattttttcgaccaatttatgatattttaattttgctaagaagtatcttttattaagaataagctttttataaagaaagaagagtaaattagttttgatatttatattagaattagattagattaatatttatattagatttaaaaaattactataaaatattctacatgcgcgcgcgcgcgcatttgaatttttctcaTGAGAAACATaacttttatatgaaattgattttatgatataagGCATGCAAAGatggataattattaaaattaatacatatgtgtcttttacaaa
It encodes:
- the LOC140668557 gene encoding uncharacterized protein isoform X1, with product MWRNFGWTAILATWTILLILNGLAGKWISDNLLINNEYTSYKVHQESTPSTFDRKSIYDSILQDTKKNFKSFKSNDDLSMLEKVVFQKLKNIGNRDLRFSGYEKHDTTTNAIGTPRNLKDSESDENSWLTTEKEALKNMGLSKLIMMKKSRNTNKNCKFASRLRATPSHELKSTLRKKRSKEKTTYAFSSDRKKAAKIRRDARAFDKKSEWHRKKHKREQIFSRENRETAFFSDKFTKRLRNYSSIREFKNSDILKLKTIEDTEPSRRTDEKREYNRNDEGSRQSLSKNGTNKLMYVNVETNDGSQILETTFANYSSLKENQNLENVGTVTDSTIKENSPYKRSVTVAWTTLIFNSKISNANRELSNKENTVNPYHSPRNERSKSYKTGELSANKTYKRHQYSKVRLKVNIDAHEDGKGSVGDIVDSFTFHAPNSPDSHLAREKGVSFMEGSSLQKEKDTLKMTRETPGSQRDHFFIKSIDVRKNKKATDVNESQIRRGTREGEITVGANYVTRNELETERDLLPTNLFATGIDGSKLEYPTSARISVTQERNPMHVRYVRPGTDCEHPRTTDFEAQVSSAFRFGLWNVSGSSRLAKLGKPLDQKAHSRVKYSRKSDTIDIDARLQRITEIINGRSKLDGELRRTSTENESIFLGASNVNDNPTKMRVINGYAQSSNEPMDETGLENVRVMSRDKNHSDVHEESGFYSRSSDIHNSKYRRYKRNEVRNTLGNPTSTELDSDTWNTFDTIKPTPSNFPIKFTTNPSVSVTQTSKGQISTNANFLTTVRTLSSSGYREFPKERQSIPSMTTDYEIRRTDASMGRGSNGSDSLETMLIDIPKTFNVSSIDTSALLIKTLDRSTVITQIDNSVILKEISSTPEINLQVADTTNKSVFDMSLIEAINSQEEYGMHGNGSIVVSTVKPFPQRSINPPRNVLEDITTENVDDSSTDDALFDQWPVKHSAVVEGDLVLGGLMMVHEREDTITCGPVMPQGGIQALEAMLYTLDKLNDQEIVPGVKIGAHILDDCDKDTYGLEMAVDFIKGSISNIDGAEYHCNKTAVRKVISGVVGAASSVTSIQVANLLRLFRIPQVSFFSTSPELSNKQRFEYFTRTIPSDHYQVKAMVDIVLTMGWSYVSIIYEESNYGIKAFEELEELLGKHNICIAIKEKLVKDSGVAEEIAYDNIVLKLLTKPRARGCIIFGSDQEVAGVMRAVRRCNATGAFSWIGSDGWSARGLVSNGNEPEVEGTLSVQPQANPVKGFEEYFLNLTVENNRRNPWFVEFWEDHFKCRYPNASRTPYNKKYTKVCTTEERLTKQNTAFEDQLQFVSDAVMAFAYAFRDMHLDLCHGKPGLCDAMKPTKGTTLLQYLRKVDFEGLSGDKFRFDKNGDGPARYNIIHFKQIERGKYKWIRVGKYLEGVLRLNMSGKLFHFHISQCMQMYRVYIHKRVMMFCFVIVHVSILEIQFKLGHPQPPESVCSLPCELGQAKKYVEGERCCWHCFNCTQYQIRHPKDETQCIQCRRGTLPDETHSTCRDVPEEFLRPESAWAISAMSFSATGILVTLFVGGVFLRHNDTPVVRASGRELSYVLLSGILLCYLVTFTLILRPTDIVCGIQRFAAGFCFTVVYAALLTKTNRISRIFNSAKSTKKTSFISPRSQLIICSGLVFVQILINGIWIIIDPARAMHHYPTMEDNLLVCNNYIDASYMIAFAYPTILIIVCTVYAVLTRKIPEAFNESKHIGLTMYTTCVIWCAFIPLYYGTGSNVALRITSMSVTISLSASVTVVCLFSPKLYIILIRPERNVRQVVRPNLTKSSAITATNTSNMMSPVTATTVLTAATCDQNKAIKKHIVNIDCSTQSECYELQLKDQKNGESLTTCTSRSTQTTNNEKEFVTIVAINKESPDVIASVNNKESKNSTITTKRFNSNARIGNGPLSQSDLSL
- the LOC140668557 gene encoding uncharacterized protein isoform X2 — translated: MWRNFGWTAILATWTILLILNGLAGKWISDNLLINNEYTSYKVHQESTPSTFDRKSIYDSILQDTKKNFKSFKSNDDLSMLEKVVFQKLKNIGNRDLRFSGYEKHDTTTNAIGTPRNLKDSESDENSWLTTEKEALKNMGLSKLIMMKKSRNTNKNCKFASRLRATPSHELKSTLRKKRSKEKTTYAFSSDRKKAAKIRRDARAFDKKSEWHRKKHKREQIFSRENRETAFFSDKFTKRLRNYSSIREFKNSDILKLKTIEDTEPSRRTDEKREYNRNDEGSRQSLSKNGTNKLMYVNVETNDGSQILETTFANYSSLKENQNLENVGTVTDSTIKENSPYKRSVTVAWTTLIFNSKISNANRELSNKENTVNPYHSPRNERSKSYKTGELSANKTYKRHQYSKVRLKVNIDAHEDGKGSVGDIVDSFTFHAPNSPDSHLAREKGVSFMEGSSLQKEKDTLKMTRETPGSQRDHFFIKSIDVRKNKKATDVNESQIRRGTREGEITVGANYVTRNELETERDLLPTNLFATGIDGSKLEYPTSARISVTQERNPMHVRYVRPGTDCEHPRTTDFEAQVSSAFRFGLWNVSGSSRLAKLGKPLDQKAHSRVKYSRKSDTIDIDARLQRITEIINGRSKLDGELRRTSTENESIFLGASNVNDNPTKMRVINGYAQSSNEPMDETGLENVRVMSRDKNHSDVHEESGFYSRSSDIHNSKYRRYKRNEVRNTLGNPTSTELDSDTWNTFDTIKPTPSNFPIKFTTNPSVSVTQTSKGQISTNANFLTTVRTLSSSGYREFPKERQSIPSMTTDYEIRRTDASMGRGSNGSDSLETMLIDIPKTFNVSSIDTSALLIKTLDRSTVITQIDNSVILKEISSTPEINLQVADTTNKSVFDMSLIEAINSQEEYGMHGNGSIVVSTVKPFPQRSINPPRNVLEDITTENVDDSSTDDALFDQWPVKHSAVVEGDLVLGGLMMVHEREDTITCGPVMPQGGIQALEAMLYTLDKLNDQEIVPGVKIGAHILDDCDKDTYGLEMAVDFIKGSISNIDGAEYHCNKTAVRKVISGVVGAASSVTSIQVANLLRLFRIPQVSFFSTSPELSNKQRFEYFTRTIPSDHYQVKAMVDIVLTMGWSYVSIIYEESNYGIKAFEELEELLGKHNICIAIKEKLVKDSGVAEEIAYDNIVLKLLTKPRARGCIIFGSDQEVAGVMRAVRRCNATGAFSWIGSDGWSARGLVSNGNEPEVEGTLSVQPQANPVKGFEEYFLNLTVENNRRNPWFVEFWEDHFKCRYPNASRTPYNKKYTKVCTTEERLTKQNTAFEDQLQFVSDAVMAFAYAFRDMHLDLCHGKPGLCDAMKPTKGTTLLQYLRKVDFEGLSGDKFRFDKNGDGPARYNIIHFKQIERGKYKWIRVGKYLEGVLRLNMSEIQFKLGHPQPPESVCSLPCELGQAKKYVEGERCCWHCFNCTQYQIRHPKDETQCIQCRRGTLPDETHSTCRDVPEEFLRPESAWAISAMSFSATGILVTLFVGGVFLRHNDTPVVRASGRELSYVLLSGILLCYLVTFTLILRPTDIVCGIQRFAAGFCFTVVYAALLTKTNRISRIFNSAKSTKKTSFISPRSQLIICSGLVFVQILINGIWIIIDPARAMHHYPTMEDNLLVCNNYIDASYMIAFAYPTILIIVCTVYAVLTRKIPEAFNESKHIGLTMYTTCVIWCAFIPLYYGTGSNVALRITSMSVTISLSASVTVVCLFSPKLYIILIRPERNVRQVVRPNLTKSSAITATNTSNMMSPVTATTVLTAATCDQNKAIKKHIVNIDCSTQSECYELQLKDQKNGESLTTCTSRSTQTTNNEKEFVTIVAINKESPDVIASVNNKESKNSTITTKRFNSNARIGNGPLSQSDLSL